The Oceanicaulis sp. nucleotide sequence TGGCCGCCGACCCAGAACATGAAGATCGGCACGTCTTCTTCCGTGCGGCCGTAGCGGGAGAAATCCTCCCCGCCGGTCACGGGGTCTGCGGTCGCCACCCGCTCGCCGAAGCGCGCTTCGAGCACCGCGCCGGCGCGATTGGACAGGGCGGGGTCGTTGAAGACCGCCGGCGTGTAGGTCTCCTCGATCTCCACCACCGGCATCAGCTCGTCGGGCAGACCGGCCGCCATGGCGATCCCGGTCGCGACCCGCTCGATGCCGGTCAGCAGGTTCTCGCGCACTTCGTCGGTGTAGGAGCGCACGGTGAGCTGCAGATGCGCCTCGTCCGAGATGATGTTGTGCTTGGTGCCCGCGTTGAAGGCGCCGACCGTGATCACGCCGGTCTCGAAGGGCGACAGCTCCCGGCTGATCAGGGTCTGAAGGCCGATGACGATCTGGCTCGCGATCACGATCGGGTCCTTGCCAAGATGCGGGCTCGCCCCGTGCGCGCCGATCCCCTTTACGTAGAGATCAACAGTATCGACATTCGCCATGGCGTAGCCTGGCACGTAGCGGATCTCGCCGGCCGGCATGTAGCCCCAGGTGTGATGGCTCACCACCGCGTCGGGGGTGGGGAAGCGCTCATAGAGCCCTTCGTCCAGCATCGCCATGGCGCCCAGTCCGATCTCCTCGGCGGGCTGGGCGATCAGCACCAGCGTGCCCGACCAGGCGTCGCGATTGTCCGCCATCCAGCGGCCCGCGCCGACCAGAGCGGTCATGTGGGTGTCGTGCGCGCAGGCGTGCATGACCGGGAATTCCTGGCCCAGCCGGTCCTCGCCCACCACGGTGGAGGCGAACTCCAGCGGGGTCTGCTCGCGCATGGGAAGCCCGTCCATGTCCGCGCGCATCAGGATGGTCGGCCCCTGCCCGTTCTCCAGAACCGCGACGACGCCGGTGCGGCCGACCTCCTCGGTCACCGCGTAGCCGGCGTTGCGCAGCTCCTCGGCCATGCGCGCGGCGGTCTGAAACTCCATGAAGGAGAGCTCCGGATTGGCGTGCAGATGCCGGTAAAGCCCCTGCAGATGGGCGTTCCAGTCAGCGTCCAGCGCGGCGCCGATATCGTCCTGGGCCAGGCTCGGCGAGGCGAGCGCGAAAACGGCGGCGGCGGCGGTCAGAAGTCGGCGCATGACTGAGTCTCCCCTGTTCGCCGGTCATACCAGACCCGGCGGAGCGGGGCGTCAACCGGGCAGCCGGACAGGCGCGCCGCGGCGATCGGCGCTTGTGTCCTGATCCGCCCGGCCTAGTGTGCCGGTCATGAACCCGCCGATCTGGTCTCCCTGCAAGAAAATCTGCCTGGTCGATCCCGGCGAGCGCATCTGCGTGGGCTGTTTCCGCACGCTCGACGAGCTCGGGCGCTGGACGCTGATGAGCAAAGAGGAGCGGCTCGCGGTGAAAGCCGAGCTGAAGGGGCGCGAGGCCGCCTATCGCGCGGCGAAGGCACGCTAACCGCCGAACGTCGCCTCGCGCAGCATGTTGAGCGCGACCAGCAGCAGCCCGATCGCGAAGGCCTGTTTCAGGCGCTCGGCGTTGAGCTTATGGGCGAGCGCCGCGCCGACCGGGGCGAGGAACACCGCTGCGGCCGCGAGGCAGACGAAGCCGGCCATGTTCACATAGCCCAGCGAGAACGGTGCGCGGGCGGGCTCGTCCAGCCCTGCAATCACGTAGCCGATCGCGCCGGGCAGGCCGATCGCGACGCCGAAGCCCGCCGAGGTCGCCACCGCCGTGTGGATCGACCGCCCGCACACGCTCATCAGGGTCACGCCGAACACCCCGCCGCCGATGCCCATCAGGGCCGACAGCGTCCCGATCACCGTGCCGAGCACGCCGCTGAGCGGCAGTCCGGGCATGTCCTCGGCGAGTTTCCAGTCCGGCCGTCCGAAGAAGAATTGCGCGGAGAGCAGCAAGGCCACGGCGCCGAACAGCGCGGTGAGAACGCGCCCCGGCGCGAAATCGGCGATCGCCGCGCCGATGAAGGTGCCCAGCACGATCCAGGGCGCCCAGGCCTGGATGATCTTGAAATCCACCGCGCCGCGCCTGGCGTGTGCGGCGACAGATCTGAGCGAGGTCGCCACGATCACCGCGAGCGATGTGCCCACCGCGGCGTGCATGGCGGTCTCCTCGAAGCCCAGCGCGGAGAGCACGTAATACATCGCCGGCACCATCACGACGCCGCCGCCGATGCCGAACAGTCCGGCGATCAGGCCCGCGCCGGCGCCCACGGCGAGCAGCGCCAGAATGAAGGGCAGATATTCGATCACGCGGCGACGCGCTCCGGCGCGACGGCGGCGAGCGCAGCTTCGACCACCGCCCAGTCCGCGCCGGGCCGGTTGGCCTTTTCAGACAGGATCTGGCGGAATTTCCGGGCGCCGGGCCGGCCCGCGAACAGGCCCAGCATGTGCCGGGTGATCGCGTGCAGCCTGACGCCGCGCTCGAGCTGGCTCTCGATGTAGGGGCGGTAGGCGAGCACCGCGTCGACCGGATCGCTCACAGGATCGATCTCGCCGAACACCCGGCTGTCGACTTCGCTCAGGAGCCAGGGGGTGTGGTAGGCCGCGCGTCCCAGCATCACGCCGTCGAGCGGGCCCTGTTCGCTGAGGGCTTCGTCCAGCGTCGTCAGCCCGCCGTTGAGGATGATCTCGAGATCGGGCCGTTCGGCCTTCAACCGGCGCACCAGCGCGTAATCGAGCGGCGGCACGTCGCGGTTCTCCTTCGGGCTCAGACCTTTCAGCCAGGCCTTGCGCGCATGGACGGTGAAGCTCGTCACGCCGCTCTCGGCGACCGTGTCCACGAAGCCGAACAGGGTCTTTTCGGGCTCCTGATCGTCGACGCCCAGCCTGTGCTTGACGGTGACGGGAACCGAGACCGCTTCACGCATGGCGGTGAGACAGTCGCGCACCAGCTCGGGCTCGCGCATCAGGCAGGCGCCGAAGCGGCCGTTCTGCACCCGGTCGGACGGGCAGCCGACATTGAGATTGATCTCGGCGTATCCGAAGCCTTCGGCGATCTTCGAGGCCTGGGCCAGGGCCGCCGGATCGGAGCCGCCCAGCTGGATCGCGACGGGGTGCTCGGCCGGGTCGAACCCGATCAGCCGCTCCGTGTCGCCGCGGATCACCGCCTGATCGACCGCCATCTCGGTATAAAGCAGAGCCCGGCGCGTGAGGATGCGATGAAACGCCCGGCAGTGCCGGTCGGTCCAGTCCATCATCGGCGCCACCGAAAAGCGGCGGTCAGGGGCGGGGCTCGCACAGGTCATGGGCGGCGATGTAGGCTGTAGGCGGGAAAAGCGCAAACCAGGCGCCCCAGGTATACGGAACGCACCGGCGCCGCTGCGTGTTGGCCCTGCAGTAGCGGGGCCGAACAGTCAGGAGACCGAAACATGAAAACCGCATGGCTCGCCGCAACAGCGCTCGCCGTCCCGGCTATGATCGCCGCCTGCGCCGCACCGGGCGAAATGATCAACGATCCCGACGACTTTGCGGCCTATCAGGGCGATCCGCGGCTCGGCACGGAAGTCG carries:
- the dusA gene encoding tRNA dihydrouridine(20/20a) synthase DusA; the protein is MTCASPAPDRRFSVAPMMDWTDRHCRAFHRILTRRALLYTEMAVDQAVIRGDTERLIGFDPAEHPVAIQLGGSDPAALAQASKIAEGFGYAEINLNVGCPSDRVQNGRFGACLMREPELVRDCLTAMREAVSVPVTVKHRLGVDDQEPEKTLFGFVDTVAESGVTSFTVHARKAWLKGLSPKENRDVPPLDYALVRRLKAERPDLEIILNGGLTTLDEALSEQGPLDGVMLGRAAYHTPWLLSEVDSRVFGEIDPVSDPVDAVLAYRPYIESQLERGVRLHAITRHMLGLFAGRPGARKFRQILSEKANRPGADWAVVEAALAAVAPERVAA
- a CDS encoding amidohydrolase; protein product: MRRLLTAAAAVFALASPSLAQDDIGAALDADWNAHLQGLYRHLHANPELSFMEFQTAARMAEELRNAGYAVTEEVGRTGVVAVLENGQGPTILMRADMDGLPMREQTPLEFASTVVGEDRLGQEFPVMHACAHDTHMTALVGAGRWMADNRDAWSGTLVLIAQPAEEIGLGAMAMLDEGLYERFPTPDAVVSHHTWGYMPAGEIRYVPGYAMANVDTVDLYVKGIGAHGASPHLGKDPIVIASQIVIGLQTLISRELSPFETGVITVGAFNAGTKHNIISDEAHLQLTVRSYTDEVRENLLTGIERVATGIAMAAGLPDELMPVVEIEETYTPAVFNDPALSNRAGAVLEARFGERVATADPVTGGEDFSRYGRTEEDVPIFMFWVGGQPMEVWQEYQARGETPPANHSPFFYTDAETAVTTAAEGMAVIALDLFNNGVPSGDGAAQ
- a CDS encoding DUF1289 domain-containing protein; protein product: MNPPIWSPCKKICLVDPGERICVGCFRTLDELGRWTLMSKEERLAVKAELKGREAAYRAAKAR
- a CDS encoding sulfite exporter TauE/SafE family protein, whose amino-acid sequence is MIEYLPFILALLAVGAGAGLIAGLFGIGGGVVMVPAMYYVLSALGFEETAMHAAVGTSLAVIVATSLRSVAAHARRGAVDFKIIQAWAPWIVLGTFIGAAIADFAPGRVLTALFGAVALLLSAQFFFGRPDWKLAEDMPGLPLSGVLGTVIGTLSALMGIGGGVFGVTLMSVCGRSIHTAVATSAGFGVAIGLPGAIGYVIAGLDEPARAPFSLGYVNMAGFVCLAAAAVFLAPVGAALAHKLNAERLKQAFAIGLLLVALNMLREATFGG